The Gloeomargarita lithophora Alchichica-D10 genomic sequence GAATATACTGAGAATAATCTCCGGTTTTCTTTGACGGTTGAACCTGATAATATAATCCTGAAAAATTATGCCCATCAGGTGCAAAAATTACGACAAAAAGGACAAGCCACTATCCCTAGTACATTGGGTTTAGAAATGGAAATTAATCCCTTTTTACGCTGGGATAAACCGATGGTTGAACAAGCGATGGGGACGAGTGAACCCGTGGCAACTTTTACCGAATTACGCCACCGCAAGGATCATTTTTAATTTATGGGTGACATGATTCATTTACAAAACCTACGGGTCTATGGTTATACGGGTTTTTTACCTGAAGAACAGGCTCTCGGCCAGTGGTTTGCGGTGGATGTGTGTTTGAAATTATCCCTAGAAATTGCAGGACAAAGTGATCATATACAGGACACTTTGGACTATCGAAGTGTGATTGATCAGGTTAAAACCACAATTGAAACCGAGCGTTTTCACCTATTAGAACGGCTGACCTATGTATTGGTAGAAAAAGTGTTGGCGTTCCCTTTGGTGCAGGCGGTGACTCTGCGGGTGACCAAGGTGGCACCACCGATTCCTGACTTCACTGGTTCAATTAGTATCGAACTGCACCGTGTTAAAGTGCAGGTACAGTCCTGAGGTACGCTGTGATGACTTGGCCGGTACAACGATGGTTGGTCAGCCCAACCCATACCCACCGAACAGAATTGGCTCAGGAACTGGGTTTGTCCCCGTTGACTGTACAGATTTTGTTTGACCGGGGTTTGTACACAGCGGCGGCGATTCAGCGTTTTTTTGACCCCCACCAGGAACCCCTACCGCCCCCGTTCCCGGATTTTGCGGATTTGCCCAAGGCTCTGGATATTTTGGAGCGAGCGGCCAAACACCAGCAAAATATCGCCATTTGCGGGGATTACGATGCGGATGGCATGACCAGTACTTCGTTATTACTGCGGTTATTGCGGGGGGTGGGAGCCAAGGCGGACTATGCCATTCCCAGTCGCATGCAGGAAGGCTACGGGATTAACGAACGAATTGTGCAAGAATTTTATGAACAAGGTATTGATATTATTATTACAGTAGATAATGGGATCGCCGCCTATGCCCCCATTGCTCTGGCGCGGGAGTTGGGGATGACGGTGATCATTACTGACCACCACGAACCACCGCCGGAATTACCCCCGGCGCAGGCCATTTTGAACCCCCGTTTGATTCCGGTGGACTCGCCCTACAGCAGTTTGGCGGGGGTGGGGGTGGCCTATTTGTTGGGGCTGGGGTTGGCGCAACGGTTGGGTTATGGGGAATCGTTGACCCAGCCTTTGTTAGAACTTTGTACACTAGGGACGATTGCGGATGTGGCGCCCTTGACCGAGGTGAATCGCCGCTGGGTACAGCAGGGGTTGCGGTTGTTGACCAATTCTCAGCTTTTGGGGGTACGCACCCTGATCCAGGTGGCGGGGTTGGGGGCAACCCAGGAATTAGACCCGGATCACGTGGGGTTTCAGTTGGGGCCGCGGATCAATGCGGTGGGGCGGATTGGCGACCCCCAGGTGGTGATTGAATTGTTTACCACCGAGGCTGAAACTGTGGCGCAACAACGGGCGCAGGACTGTGAAGCGACGAATCTGCTCCGGCGGCAATTGTGTACCCAGATTGAGCAGGAAGCGATTGCCATTTGTGAGAACAATGTACCGAATTTTCCCCAGGAGCCGGTGTTGGTGTTGGTGCAAGCCGGTTGGCATCATGGGGTGATTGGCATTGTCGCCGCCCGGTTGGTGGAGCGGTACGGGGTGCCGGTGTTTTTGGGCACCTATGAGGATGACACCCACAGGCAAATTCGGGGTTCCGCCCGCAGCATTCCTGAGTTTCATGTGTATGAAGCATTGCATGACAGTCGGGAATTTTTGGCACGCTACGGGGGGCACCGGGCGGCGGGGGGGTTTACGCTCCAGGCGGCGGATTTTTCCCAGTGGCGAGAGCGGTTACACGCCTTTGGGCGCCAGTGTTTGCAACCCTATCACCTGCGTCCCCTGCTAGAAATCCATGCCCAAGCCCAGTTGGGGGAACTGACCCTGGAACTACACGGGGAACTGCAACGGCTCCAGCCCTACGGGATGGCGAACCCGGCGCCGCAATTCTGGACTCCGCGGGTGCGGGTGGTGGCCCAACAGGTGATTGGCAAAGAGAAAAATCATGCCAAATTGACGGTCATGGACGAAACCGGGCAAAAAAAGGTGCTGGCCTGGGGTTGGGCGCATTATTTACCGCTACCCAAATCCGTTGATATGGCCTACACCCTGCGCCCGAATGAATTTCAGGGGCAAACCAGTCTGGATTTACAACTGCTGGGGGTGCGCTATCCCATCCCCCAATTAGAAATCAAACCCCCGCCCGCTTTAAGCGTAATTCCCCAATGCCTGCCCCTGGAAAACCTGGAAGAATTATTAGAATTATTAGTAAATTATACAGACAAAAAATTACTTTTGTATGGCTATGAACGCCCAGAATTTCCCGACTCCCCCCACCTCAACTACGACCGTCCCCAGGGTACCTACGGGGGATTGATTTTGTGG encodes the following:
- the recJ gene encoding single-stranded-DNA-specific exonuclease RecJ; translated protein: MTWPVQRWLVSPTHTHRTELAQELGLSPLTVQILFDRGLYTAAAIQRFFDPHQEPLPPPFPDFADLPKALDILERAAKHQQNIAICGDYDADGMTSTSLLLRLLRGVGAKADYAIPSRMQEGYGINERIVQEFYEQGIDIIITVDNGIAAYAPIALARELGMTVIITDHHEPPPELPPAQAILNPRLIPVDSPYSSLAGVGVAYLLGLGLAQRLGYGESLTQPLLELCTLGTIADVAPLTEVNRRWVQQGLRLLTNSQLLGVRTLIQVAGLGATQELDPDHVGFQLGPRINAVGRIGDPQVVIELFTTEAETVAQQRAQDCEATNLLRRQLCTQIEQEAIAICENNVPNFPQEPVLVLVQAGWHHGVIGIVAARLVERYGVPVFLGTYEDDTHRQIRGSARSIPEFHVYEALHDSREFLARYGGHRAAGGFTLQAADFSQWRERLHAFGRQCLQPYHLRPLLEIHAQAQLGELTLELHGELQRLQPYGMANPAPQFWTPRVRVVAQQVIGKEKNHAKLTVMDETGQKKVLAWGWAHYLPLPKSVDMAYTLRPNEFQGQTSLDLQLLGVRYPIPQLEIKPPPALSVIPQCLPLENLEELLELLVNYTDKKLLLYGYERPEFPDSPHLNYDRPQGTYGGLILWTLPPAPIYLRWLVALARPQTLYIHAHRPPLPEPEQVHAWVQQALSQNGNTPWNLLALGQKHWVNPQVWVAGLRELGYDHPDWPDTQSVRAELAALETWYRNPLTELTQYLQP
- the folB gene encoding dihydroneopterin aldolase, with the translated sequence MGDMIHLQNLRVYGYTGFLPEEQALGQWFAVDVCLKLSLEIAGQSDHIQDTLDYRSVIDQVKTTIETERFHLLERLTYVLVEKVLAFPLVQAVTLRVTKVAPPIPDFTGSISIELHRVKVQVQS